The following are encoded together in the Juglans microcarpa x Juglans regia isolate MS1-56 chromosome 2D, Jm3101_v1.0, whole genome shotgun sequence genome:
- the LOC121248456 gene encoding DNA-directed RNA polymerase III subunit rpc-3 isoform X2, with amino-acid sequence MVTEYGIKFTANLINNHFGNLVAKVCENLLRRGPLTLQLIVRYTELTPQQVKNSLLILIQHNCVQAFSYEQDGGLEDGPKSNTHYMALFNNILHRMRFSKFLEIISREFDDKCKELLEGLLQHGRLTLKQMVERAKDMAERAKSRKKEGICEDLVQESLVKLLTARYVERCPASEPVLAARDKEETPAKKRGPKSARTAEESQTLEQRVLAAAAPMGAQRFSVITNNESSVSRETSTDDSPGMRVGAKRKYDALELHIEPAAEEEEVVPWRANFEEFIRCLRHKACIENVRERLDDGAATVLRAMLEATRSLENKVKTEKSVPLSLNNIFEEVMKSEEGRGMTLDRVRASLVQLGCSPSARGTDLKKIIELAQNDEVESIVLKRYGRDAYRMFRLLSKNGRLVETDKIANTTFVEKKDAPKILYKLWKDEYLHMEKLVVAGARQSQFLLWKVNKPCLWKHVLDEMFHAALNLSQRVAYEREKEKEFLNLPVDKQVMSQEERLNRLKSVRIVLESSLLKLGDAFMLFHDFEESSLLKLDDAIMLSHDL; translated from the exons ATGGTGACCGAGTACGGCATCAAGTTCACTGCAAACCTCATAAACAATCACTTTGGCAACCTCGTCGCT AAAGTGTGCGAGAATCTTCTTCGAAGAGGACCCCTAACCCTCCAACTGATAGTTCGGTACACGGAGCTCACCCCTCAACAGGTCAAGAACTCCCTCCTCATCTTGATCCAACATAATTGCGTTCAAGCTTTCTCTTACGAACAAGACG GTGGGTTGGAAGATGGGCCAAAATCAAATACCCACTACATGGCATTGTTTAATAACATACTCCATCGCATGAGGTTTTCCAAATTTTTGGAGATCATTTCTCGTGAATTTGATGATAAA TGCAAAGAGCTTCTCGAGGGTTTGCTTCAACACGGTAGGCTTACATTGAAGCAAATGGTTGAAAGAGCCAAAGATATGGCTGAAAGAGCGAAATCGAGGAAAAAAGAAG GAATTTGTGAAGATCTTGTACAAGAAAGCCTTGTTAAACTTTTGACTGCCCGTTATGTTGAACGCTGCCCGGCATCTGAACCAGTTCTTGCTGCACGAGATAAAGAAGAAACTCCTGCCAAGAAGCGAGGACCTAAGTCTGCTAGG ACAGCTGAAGAATCACAGACCTTAGAACAACGTGTTCTAGCAGCAGCAGCTCCTATGGGAGCACAAAGATTTTCAGTTATAACAAATAATGAATCTTCTGTTAGCAGAGAAACAAGTACGGATGATTCCCCTGGCATGAGAGTTGGAGCAAAG CGCAAATATGATGCTTTGGAATTACATATTGAACCTGCAGCTGAAGAAGAGGAAGTAGTTCCTTGGCGTGCCAATTTTGAGGAATTTATACGTTGTCTTAGGCATAAG GCTTGCATTGAGAATGTGAGAGAACGCCTGGATGATGGAGCTGCAACTGTCTTGAGAGCAATGCTGGAGGCAACAAGAAGTTTAGAGAACAAAGTGAAAACAGAGAAATCTG TTCCCTTGTCActgaataatatatttgaagagGTAATGAAGAGTGAAGAAGGGCGTGGTATGACCTTAGACCGTGTCAGAGCTTCCCTTGTCCAGTTGGGTTGTTCACCCTCTGCAAGAGGAACAG atttgaagaaaataatcgAATTAGCTCAGAATGATGAG GTGGAATCAATTGTGTTGAAAAGATACGGAAGAGATGCATATAGAATGTTCCGATTACTATCAAAAAATGGTCGCCTAGTAGAGACTGATAAG ATTGCAAATaccacatttgttgaaaagaAGGATGCTCCCAAGATTCTTTATAAGCTGTGGAAGGATGAGTACTTGCATATGGAG AAATTAGTTGTAGCAGGAGCTAGACAATCACAATTCTTATTGTGGAAAGTAAACAAGCCCTGTCTATGGAAACATGTACTAGATGAAATGTTCCATGCTGCTTTAAATTTAAGTCAACGAGTGGCTTATGAgcgagagaaggaaaaagag TTTCTAAACCTCCCAGTAGACAAGCAAGTTATGTCACAAGAGGAAAGACTTAATCGGCTAAAAAGTGTGAGGATTGTCCTGGAATCATCACTTCTGAAGCTCGGCGATGCTTTCATGCTTTTCCATGACTTTGAAGAATCATCACTGCTGAAGCTTGATGATGCTATCATGCTTTCccatgatttatga
- the LOC121248456 gene encoding DNA-directed RNA polymerase III subunit rpc-3 isoform X1, producing the protein MVTEYGIKFTANLINNHFGNLVAKVCENLLRRGPLTLQLIVRYTELTPQQVKNSLLILIQHNCVQAFSYEQDGGLEDGPKSNTHYMALFNNILHRMRFSKFLEIISREFDDKCKELLEGLLQHGRLTLKQMVERAKDMAERAKSRKKEGICEDLVQESLVKLLTARYVERCPASEPVLAARDKEETPAKKRGPKSARTAEESQTLEQRVLAAAAPMGAQRFSVITNNESSVSRETSTDDSPGMRVGAKRKYDALELHIEPAAEEEEVVPWRANFEEFIRCLRHKACIENVRERLDDGAATVLRAMLEATRSLENKVKTEKSVPLSLNNIFEEVMKSEEGRGMTLDRVRASLVQLGCSPSARGTDESYKIDLKKIIELAQNDEVESIVLKRYGRDAYRMFRLLSKNGRLVETDKIANTTFVEKKDAPKILYKLWKDEYLHMEKLVVAGARQSQFLLWKVNKPCLWKHVLDEMFHAALNLSQRVAYEREKEKEFLNLPVDKQVMSQEERLNRLKSVRIVLESSLLKLGDAFMLFHDFEESSLLKLDDAIMLSHDL; encoded by the exons ATGGTGACCGAGTACGGCATCAAGTTCACTGCAAACCTCATAAACAATCACTTTGGCAACCTCGTCGCT AAAGTGTGCGAGAATCTTCTTCGAAGAGGACCCCTAACCCTCCAACTGATAGTTCGGTACACGGAGCTCACCCCTCAACAGGTCAAGAACTCCCTCCTCATCTTGATCCAACATAATTGCGTTCAAGCTTTCTCTTACGAACAAGACG GTGGGTTGGAAGATGGGCCAAAATCAAATACCCACTACATGGCATTGTTTAATAACATACTCCATCGCATGAGGTTTTCCAAATTTTTGGAGATCATTTCTCGTGAATTTGATGATAAA TGCAAAGAGCTTCTCGAGGGTTTGCTTCAACACGGTAGGCTTACATTGAAGCAAATGGTTGAAAGAGCCAAAGATATGGCTGAAAGAGCGAAATCGAGGAAAAAAGAAG GAATTTGTGAAGATCTTGTACAAGAAAGCCTTGTTAAACTTTTGACTGCCCGTTATGTTGAACGCTGCCCGGCATCTGAACCAGTTCTTGCTGCACGAGATAAAGAAGAAACTCCTGCCAAGAAGCGAGGACCTAAGTCTGCTAGG ACAGCTGAAGAATCACAGACCTTAGAACAACGTGTTCTAGCAGCAGCAGCTCCTATGGGAGCACAAAGATTTTCAGTTATAACAAATAATGAATCTTCTGTTAGCAGAGAAACAAGTACGGATGATTCCCCTGGCATGAGAGTTGGAGCAAAG CGCAAATATGATGCTTTGGAATTACATATTGAACCTGCAGCTGAAGAAGAGGAAGTAGTTCCTTGGCGTGCCAATTTTGAGGAATTTATACGTTGTCTTAGGCATAAG GCTTGCATTGAGAATGTGAGAGAACGCCTGGATGATGGAGCTGCAACTGTCTTGAGAGCAATGCTGGAGGCAACAAGAAGTTTAGAGAACAAAGTGAAAACAGAGAAATCTG TTCCCTTGTCActgaataatatatttgaagagGTAATGAAGAGTGAAGAAGGGCGTGGTATGACCTTAGACCGTGTCAGAGCTTCCCTTGTCCAGTTGGGTTGTTCACCCTCTGCAAGAGGAACAGATGAGTCATATAAAATTG atttgaagaaaataatcgAATTAGCTCAGAATGATGAG GTGGAATCAATTGTGTTGAAAAGATACGGAAGAGATGCATATAGAATGTTCCGATTACTATCAAAAAATGGTCGCCTAGTAGAGACTGATAAG ATTGCAAATaccacatttgttgaaaagaAGGATGCTCCCAAGATTCTTTATAAGCTGTGGAAGGATGAGTACTTGCATATGGAG AAATTAGTTGTAGCAGGAGCTAGACAATCACAATTCTTATTGTGGAAAGTAAACAAGCCCTGTCTATGGAAACATGTACTAGATGAAATGTTCCATGCTGCTTTAAATTTAAGTCAACGAGTGGCTTATGAgcgagagaaggaaaaagag TTTCTAAACCTCCCAGTAGACAAGCAAGTTATGTCACAAGAGGAAAGACTTAATCGGCTAAAAAGTGTGAGGATTGTCCTGGAATCATCACTTCTGAAGCTCGGCGATGCTTTCATGCTTTTCCATGACTTTGAAGAATCATCACTGCTGAAGCTTGATGATGCTATCATGCTTTCccatgatttatga
- the LOC121248456 gene encoding DNA-directed RNA polymerase III subunit rpc-3 isoform X3 yields the protein MVTEYGIKFTKVCENLLRRGPLTLQLIVRYTELTPQQVKNSLLILIQHNCVQAFSYEQDGGLEDGPKSNTHYMALFNNILHRMRFSKFLEIISREFDDKCKELLEGLLQHGRLTLKQMVERAKDMAERAKSRKKEGICEDLVQESLVKLLTARYVERCPASEPVLAARDKEETPAKKRGPKSARTAEESQTLEQRVLAAAAPMGAQRFSVITNNESSVSRETSTDDSPGMRVGAKRKYDALELHIEPAAEEEEVVPWRANFEEFIRCLRHKACIENVRERLDDGAATVLRAMLEATRSLENKVKTEKSVPLSLNNIFEEVMKSEEGRGMTLDRVRASLVQLGCSPSARGTDESYKIDLKKIIELAQNDEVESIVLKRYGRDAYRMFRLLSKNGRLVETDKIANTTFVEKKDAPKILYKLWKDEYLHMEKLVVAGARQSQFLLWKVNKPCLWKHVLDEMFHAALNLSQRVAYEREKEKEFLNLPVDKQVMSQEERLNRLKSVRIVLESSLLKLGDAFMLFHDFEESSLLKLDDAIMLSHDL from the exons ATGGTGACCGAGTACGGCATCAAGTTCACT AAAGTGTGCGAGAATCTTCTTCGAAGAGGACCCCTAACCCTCCAACTGATAGTTCGGTACACGGAGCTCACCCCTCAACAGGTCAAGAACTCCCTCCTCATCTTGATCCAACATAATTGCGTTCAAGCTTTCTCTTACGAACAAGACG GTGGGTTGGAAGATGGGCCAAAATCAAATACCCACTACATGGCATTGTTTAATAACATACTCCATCGCATGAGGTTTTCCAAATTTTTGGAGATCATTTCTCGTGAATTTGATGATAAA TGCAAAGAGCTTCTCGAGGGTTTGCTTCAACACGGTAGGCTTACATTGAAGCAAATGGTTGAAAGAGCCAAAGATATGGCTGAAAGAGCGAAATCGAGGAAAAAAGAAG GAATTTGTGAAGATCTTGTACAAGAAAGCCTTGTTAAACTTTTGACTGCCCGTTATGTTGAACGCTGCCCGGCATCTGAACCAGTTCTTGCTGCACGAGATAAAGAAGAAACTCCTGCCAAGAAGCGAGGACCTAAGTCTGCTAGG ACAGCTGAAGAATCACAGACCTTAGAACAACGTGTTCTAGCAGCAGCAGCTCCTATGGGAGCACAAAGATTTTCAGTTATAACAAATAATGAATCTTCTGTTAGCAGAGAAACAAGTACGGATGATTCCCCTGGCATGAGAGTTGGAGCAAAG CGCAAATATGATGCTTTGGAATTACATATTGAACCTGCAGCTGAAGAAGAGGAAGTAGTTCCTTGGCGTGCCAATTTTGAGGAATTTATACGTTGTCTTAGGCATAAG GCTTGCATTGAGAATGTGAGAGAACGCCTGGATGATGGAGCTGCAACTGTCTTGAGAGCAATGCTGGAGGCAACAAGAAGTTTAGAGAACAAAGTGAAAACAGAGAAATCTG TTCCCTTGTCActgaataatatatttgaagagGTAATGAAGAGTGAAGAAGGGCGTGGTATGACCTTAGACCGTGTCAGAGCTTCCCTTGTCCAGTTGGGTTGTTCACCCTCTGCAAGAGGAACAGATGAGTCATATAAAATTG atttgaagaaaataatcgAATTAGCTCAGAATGATGAG GTGGAATCAATTGTGTTGAAAAGATACGGAAGAGATGCATATAGAATGTTCCGATTACTATCAAAAAATGGTCGCCTAGTAGAGACTGATAAG ATTGCAAATaccacatttgttgaaaagaAGGATGCTCCCAAGATTCTTTATAAGCTGTGGAAGGATGAGTACTTGCATATGGAG AAATTAGTTGTAGCAGGAGCTAGACAATCACAATTCTTATTGTGGAAAGTAAACAAGCCCTGTCTATGGAAACATGTACTAGATGAAATGTTCCATGCTGCTTTAAATTTAAGTCAACGAGTGGCTTATGAgcgagagaaggaaaaagag TTTCTAAACCTCCCAGTAGACAAGCAAGTTATGTCACAAGAGGAAAGACTTAATCGGCTAAAAAGTGTGAGGATTGTCCTGGAATCATCACTTCTGAAGCTCGGCGATGCTTTCATGCTTTTCCATGACTTTGAAGAATCATCACTGCTGAAGCTTGATGATGCTATCATGCTTTCccatgatttatga